The sequence below is a genomic window from Streptomyces sp. B21-105.
AGGACCCGGTGGAACTCGGCGAAGAGGGCCGGCAGTTCGTCCGGCGGGGTGTGGATGGACGAGTAGAAGGAGACGACTCCGGCCAAGGCGCCGTCCGGGAAGTCCAGCTCCAGCATCGAGCCCTGCTCGAAACGGATCCCGGGGTTCTCGCGCCGGGCGATCGCCAGCATCGACTCCGACAGGTCGAGCCCGGACACGTCCAGCCCGAGCGAGGCGAGCCGTGCGGTGGTCCGGCCGGGCCCGCAGCCCAGGTCGGCCACCCGCCCGCCCGCCCCGACGAGCTCGGCGTAGGCGGCGACGAGGGCCCGCTCGAGCGGTCGCGCGGCGAGTTCGTCACGGAACTGCTCGGCGTAGTCCTCGGCGACGGCGTCGTAGAAGGCACGGGTGGTGCTGACGAAGTCGGGGGTGGGGGTGGGGGTGGGCTCGGGTTTCGTGGTGTCGGTGTCGGTCATGGGTGGGGAGCCTAGGAGCGCCGACTGACACCGAAGCGGTTTCGCGCCACTCCCACC
It includes:
- a CDS encoding class I SAM-dependent DNA methyltransferase — its product is MTDTDTTKPEPTPTPTPDFVSTTRAFYDAVAEDYAEQFRDELAARPLERALVAAYAELVGAGGRVADLGCGPGRTTARLASLGLDVSGLDLSESMLAIARRENPGIRFEQGSMLELDFPDGALAGVVSFYSSIHTPPDELPALFAEFHRVLAPGGHLLLAFQVGDEPRHYDRPWGRPVSIDFERRRPEAMAGLLTSAGFTMLSQTVREPHADLREPAPQAFLIARRPPETEPGTVHDRIS